A single region of the Malus sylvestris chromosome 8, drMalSylv7.2, whole genome shotgun sequence genome encodes:
- the LOC126632419 gene encoding ABC transporter E family member 2 isoform X1 produces MADRLTRIAIVSSDRCKPKKCRQECKKSCPVVKTGKLCIEVTPASKIAFISEELCIGCGICVKKCPFEAIQIINLPKDLDKDTTHRYGPNTFKLHRLPVPRPGQVLGLVGTNGIGKSTALKVLAGKLKPNLGRFKNPPDWQEILTYFRGSELQNYFTRILEDNLKAIIKPQYVDHIPKAVQGNVGEVLNQKDERDMKEELCADLELNQVIERNVGDLSGGELQRFAIAVVAIQNAEIYMFDEPSSYLDVKQRLKAAQVVRSLLRPNSYVIVVEHDLSVLDYLSDFICCLYGKPGAYGVVTLPFSVREGINIFLAGFVPTENLRFRDESLTFKVAETPQESAEEIETYARYRYPSMSKTQGNFRLRVVEGEFTDSQIIVMLGENGTGKTTFIRMLAGLLKPDSVENSDVEIPEFNVSYKPQKISPKFQYTVRHLLHSRIRDSYTHPQFMSDVMKPLLIEQLMDQEVVNLSGGELQRVALCLCLGKPADIYLIDEPSAYLDSEQRIVASKVIKRFILHAKKTAFVVEHDFIMATYLADRVIVYEGRPSIDCIANCPQSLLTGMNLFLSHLDITFRRDPTNYRPRINKLESTKDREQKAAGSYYYLDD; encoded by the exons ATGGCAGACCGGTTGACCCGTATAGCAATCGTGAGCTCCGACAGATGCAAGCCAAAGAAGTGCCGCCAGGAATGCAAGAAGAGCTGTCCTGTTGTCAAGACTG GTAAACTATGTATTGAGGTTACCCCTGCATCAAAGATTGCTTTTATCTCGGAAGAATTGTGCATTGGGTGTGGTATCTGTGTTAAG AAATGCCCATTTGAAGCAATCCAAATCATCAACTTACCAAAGGATTTAGATAAAGATACGACCCATCGTTATGGGCCTAACACTTTCAAACTACACAG GTTACCAGTCCCAAGGCCAGGTCAAGTTCTTGGTTTGGTTGGAACAAATGGCATTGGGAAGTCGACTGCCCTCAAAGTTTTGGCTGGAAAGTTGAAACCAAATTTAGGCCGTTTCAAG aatcCTCCAGATTGGCAGGAAATCTTGACCTACTTCCGGGGATCTGAGCTGCAGAATTATTTTACCCGTATTCTGGAAGATAATTTGAAG GCCATTATAAAGCCCCAGTATGTTGATCACATTCCAAAAGCAGTTCAAGGAAATGTTGGGGAGGTGCTCAACCAGAAAGATGAGAGGGATATGAAGGAAGAACTGTGTGCTGATCTTGAGCTGAACCAGGTTATAGAACGTAATGTAGGGGATTTATCAGGTGGGGAGCTTCAAAGATTTGCCATTGCTGTCGTTGCCATACAGAATGCAGAGATATATATGTTTGACGAACCTTCAAGTTATCTTGATGTGAAACAGAGGCTTAAAGCTGCCCAAGTTGTCCGATCTTTGCTTAGGCCTAATAG CTATGTAATTGTTGTGGAGCATGATCTTAGTGTCTTGGATTACTTATCAGACTTCATTTGCTGTTTATATGGGAAACCGGGTGCGTATGGAGTTGTGACACTTCCGTTCTCAGTTAGAGAAGGAATCAACATCTTCTTGGCCGGATTTGTCCCCACCGAAAATCTTAGGTTCCGAGATGAATCTCTGACATTCAAG GTTGCTGAGACACCACAGGAAAGTGCTGAGGAAATTGAGACATATGCACGATATAGATACCCATCAATGAGTAAAACTCAGGGAAACTTCAGGCTTCGTGTGGTTGAGGGTGAATTTACCGATTCTCAAATTATTGTGATGCTGGGTGAGAATGGAACGGGGAAGACAACATTTATTCGTATGCTG GCGGGTCTATTGAAACCTGATTCTGTAGAAAATTCAGATGTGGAGATACCTGAATTCAATGTTTCTTACAAGCCCCAGAAAATCAGTCCAAAGTTTCAATACACTGTCAGACACTTGTTACATTCAAGAATTCGTGATTCATATACTCATCCACAATTCATGTCAGATGTGATGAAGCCTCTTCTAATTGAACAATTAATGGATCAAGAAGTCGTGAATCTCTCTGGCGGAGAGTTGCAGAGGGTTGCATTATGCCTATGCCTTGGGAAg CCTGCAGATATTTATCTGATAGATGAACCAAGTGCTTATCTTGATTCTGAGCAGCGTATTGTTGCTTCCAAAGTCATAAAGAggtttatccttcatgctaagAAAACTGCTTTCGTGGTTGAACATGATTTTATTATGGCTACCTACTTGGCGGATAGAGTTATAGTCTATGAGGGGAGGCCGTCAATTGATTGTATTGCAAATTGTCCCCAGTCATTGTTGACTGGGATGAATCTATTCTTATCT CATCTTGATATCACATTTAGGCGTGACCCCACTAACTATCGCCCAAGAATCAACAAATTGGAGTCAACGAAGGATAGGGAACAAAAAGCTGCTGGGTCTTACTATTACCTGGATGATTGA
- the LOC126632419 gene encoding ABC transporter E family member 2 isoform X3, whose amino-acid sequence MADRLTRIAIVSSDRCKPKKCRQECKKSCPVVKTGKLCIEVTPASKIAFISEELCIGCGICVKKCPFEAIQIINLPKDLDKDTTHRYGPNTFKLHRLPVPRPGQVLGLVGTNGIGKSTALKVLAGKLKPNLGRFKNPPDWQEILTYFRGSELQNYFTRILEDNLKAIIKPQYVDHIPKAVQGNVGEVLNQKDERDMKEELCADLELNQVIERNVGDLSGGELQRFAIAVVAIQNAEIYMFDEPSSYLDVKQRLKAAQVVRSLLRPNSYVIVVEHDLSVLDYLSDFICCLYGKPGAYGVVTLPFSVREGINIFLAGFVPTENLRFRDESLTFKVAETPQESAEEIETYARYRYPSMSKTQGNFRLRVVEGEFTDSQIIVMLGENGTGKTTFIRMLAGLLKPDSVENSDVEIPEFNVSYKPQKISPKFQYTVRHLLHSRIRDSYTHPQFMSDVMKPLLIEQLMDQEVVNLSGGELQRVALCLCLGKHLDITFRRDPTNYRPRINKLESTKDREQKAAGSYYYLDD is encoded by the exons ATGGCAGACCGGTTGACCCGTATAGCAATCGTGAGCTCCGACAGATGCAAGCCAAAGAAGTGCCGCCAGGAATGCAAGAAGAGCTGTCCTGTTGTCAAGACTG GTAAACTATGTATTGAGGTTACCCCTGCATCAAAGATTGCTTTTATCTCGGAAGAATTGTGCATTGGGTGTGGTATCTGTGTTAAG AAATGCCCATTTGAAGCAATCCAAATCATCAACTTACCAAAGGATTTAGATAAAGATACGACCCATCGTTATGGGCCTAACACTTTCAAACTACACAG GTTACCAGTCCCAAGGCCAGGTCAAGTTCTTGGTTTGGTTGGAACAAATGGCATTGGGAAGTCGACTGCCCTCAAAGTTTTGGCTGGAAAGTTGAAACCAAATTTAGGCCGTTTCAAG aatcCTCCAGATTGGCAGGAAATCTTGACCTACTTCCGGGGATCTGAGCTGCAGAATTATTTTACCCGTATTCTGGAAGATAATTTGAAG GCCATTATAAAGCCCCAGTATGTTGATCACATTCCAAAAGCAGTTCAAGGAAATGTTGGGGAGGTGCTCAACCAGAAAGATGAGAGGGATATGAAGGAAGAACTGTGTGCTGATCTTGAGCTGAACCAGGTTATAGAACGTAATGTAGGGGATTTATCAGGTGGGGAGCTTCAAAGATTTGCCATTGCTGTCGTTGCCATACAGAATGCAGAGATATATATGTTTGACGAACCTTCAAGTTATCTTGATGTGAAACAGAGGCTTAAAGCTGCCCAAGTTGTCCGATCTTTGCTTAGGCCTAATAG CTATGTAATTGTTGTGGAGCATGATCTTAGTGTCTTGGATTACTTATCAGACTTCATTTGCTGTTTATATGGGAAACCGGGTGCGTATGGAGTTGTGACACTTCCGTTCTCAGTTAGAGAAGGAATCAACATCTTCTTGGCCGGATTTGTCCCCACCGAAAATCTTAGGTTCCGAGATGAATCTCTGACATTCAAG GTTGCTGAGACACCACAGGAAAGTGCTGAGGAAATTGAGACATATGCACGATATAGATACCCATCAATGAGTAAAACTCAGGGAAACTTCAGGCTTCGTGTGGTTGAGGGTGAATTTACCGATTCTCAAATTATTGTGATGCTGGGTGAGAATGGAACGGGGAAGACAACATTTATTCGTATGCTG GCGGGTCTATTGAAACCTGATTCTGTAGAAAATTCAGATGTGGAGATACCTGAATTCAATGTTTCTTACAAGCCCCAGAAAATCAGTCCAAAGTTTCAATACACTGTCAGACACTTGTTACATTCAAGAATTCGTGATTCATATACTCATCCACAATTCATGTCAGATGTGATGAAGCCTCTTCTAATTGAACAATTAATGGATCAAGAAGTCGTGAATCTCTCTGGCGGAGAGTTGCAGAGGGTTGCATTATGCCTATGCCTTGGGAAg CATCTTGATATCACATTTAGGCGTGACCCCACTAACTATCGCCCAAGAATCAACAAATTGGAGTCAACGAAGGATAGGGAACAAAAAGCTGCTGGGTCTTACTATTACCTGGATGATTGA
- the LOC126632419 gene encoding ABC transporter E family member 2 isoform X2 → MADRLTRIAIVSSDRCKPKKCRQECKKSCPVVKTGKLCIEVTPASKIAFISEELCIGCGICVKKCPFEAIQIINLPKDLDKDTTHRYGPNTFKLHRLPVPRPGQVLGLVGTNGIGKSTALKVLAGKLKPNLGRFKNPPDWQEILTYFRGSELQNYFTRILEDNLKAIIKPQYVDHIPKAVQGNVGEVLNQKDERDMKEELCADLELNQVIERNVGDLSGGELQRFAIAVVAIQNAEIYMFDEPSSYLDVKQRLKAAQVVRSLLRPNSYVIVVEHDLSVLDYLSDFICCLYGKPGAYGVVTLPFSVREGINIFLAGFVPTENLRFRDESLTFKVAETPQESAEEIETYARYRYPSMSKTQGNFRLRVVEGEFTDSQIIVMLGENGTGKTTFIRMLAGLLKPDSVENSDVEIPEFNVSYKPQKISPKFQYTVRHLLHSRIRDSYTHPQFMSDVMKPLLIEQLMDQEVVNLSGGELQRVALCLCLGKPADIYLIDEPSAYLDSEQRIVASKVIKSILISHLGVTPLTIAQESTNWSQRRIGNKKLLGLTITWMIDIVVMSWPNLEGVNMILKMESQLSHDVLTNDRRSFFHQRRMSFMQLW, encoded by the exons ATGGCAGACCGGTTGACCCGTATAGCAATCGTGAGCTCCGACAGATGCAAGCCAAAGAAGTGCCGCCAGGAATGCAAGAAGAGCTGTCCTGTTGTCAAGACTG GTAAACTATGTATTGAGGTTACCCCTGCATCAAAGATTGCTTTTATCTCGGAAGAATTGTGCATTGGGTGTGGTATCTGTGTTAAG AAATGCCCATTTGAAGCAATCCAAATCATCAACTTACCAAAGGATTTAGATAAAGATACGACCCATCGTTATGGGCCTAACACTTTCAAACTACACAG GTTACCAGTCCCAAGGCCAGGTCAAGTTCTTGGTTTGGTTGGAACAAATGGCATTGGGAAGTCGACTGCCCTCAAAGTTTTGGCTGGAAAGTTGAAACCAAATTTAGGCCGTTTCAAG aatcCTCCAGATTGGCAGGAAATCTTGACCTACTTCCGGGGATCTGAGCTGCAGAATTATTTTACCCGTATTCTGGAAGATAATTTGAAG GCCATTATAAAGCCCCAGTATGTTGATCACATTCCAAAAGCAGTTCAAGGAAATGTTGGGGAGGTGCTCAACCAGAAAGATGAGAGGGATATGAAGGAAGAACTGTGTGCTGATCTTGAGCTGAACCAGGTTATAGAACGTAATGTAGGGGATTTATCAGGTGGGGAGCTTCAAAGATTTGCCATTGCTGTCGTTGCCATACAGAATGCAGAGATATATATGTTTGACGAACCTTCAAGTTATCTTGATGTGAAACAGAGGCTTAAAGCTGCCCAAGTTGTCCGATCTTTGCTTAGGCCTAATAG CTATGTAATTGTTGTGGAGCATGATCTTAGTGTCTTGGATTACTTATCAGACTTCATTTGCTGTTTATATGGGAAACCGGGTGCGTATGGAGTTGTGACACTTCCGTTCTCAGTTAGAGAAGGAATCAACATCTTCTTGGCCGGATTTGTCCCCACCGAAAATCTTAGGTTCCGAGATGAATCTCTGACATTCAAG GTTGCTGAGACACCACAGGAAAGTGCTGAGGAAATTGAGACATATGCACGATATAGATACCCATCAATGAGTAAAACTCAGGGAAACTTCAGGCTTCGTGTGGTTGAGGGTGAATTTACCGATTCTCAAATTATTGTGATGCTGGGTGAGAATGGAACGGGGAAGACAACATTTATTCGTATGCTG GCGGGTCTATTGAAACCTGATTCTGTAGAAAATTCAGATGTGGAGATACCTGAATTCAATGTTTCTTACAAGCCCCAGAAAATCAGTCCAAAGTTTCAATACACTGTCAGACACTTGTTACATTCAAGAATTCGTGATTCATATACTCATCCACAATTCATGTCAGATGTGATGAAGCCTCTTCTAATTGAACAATTAATGGATCAAGAAGTCGTGAATCTCTCTGGCGGAGAGTTGCAGAGGGTTGCATTATGCCTATGCCTTGGGAAg CCTGCAGATATTTATCTGATAGATGAACCAAGTGCTTATCTTGATTCTGAGCAGCGTATTGTTGCTTCCAAAGTCATAAAGAg CATCTTGATATCACATTTAGGCGTGACCCCACTAACTATCGCCCAAGAATCAACAAATTGGAGTCAACGAAGGATAGGGAACAAAAAGCTGCTGGGTCTTACTATTACCTGGATGATTGATATAGTCGTGATG TCTTGGCCAAATTTGGAGGGCGTTAATATGATCTTAAAAATGGAATCACAGCTGAGTCATGACGTTCTGACAAATGATCGGAGGTCCTTTTTTCACCAGAGGCGAATGAGTTTTATGCAGTTATGGTAA